CCCCTCCACTCAGTAGTAACGTCACTGTGAAAGTAACGATCCAGGACCAGAACGACAACCCCCCTCAGGTTCTGTACCCAGTCCAGACTGGTGGCTCTCTGGTGGCTGAAATGGTGCCTCGTTCAGCAGATGTGGGCTATCTGGTCACTAAAGTGGTGGCTGTTGATGTGGACTCTGGACAGAATGCCTGGCTCTCCTATAAACTGCAGAAAGCCACAGACAGGGCGCTGTTTGAAGTGGGCTTACAGAATGGAGAAATAAGAACTATCCGCCAAGTCACTGATAAAGATGCTGTGAAACAAAGACTGACTGTTATAGTGGAGGACAACGGGCAGCCCTCTCGTTCAGCTACAGTCATTGTTAACGTGGCGGTGGCGGACAGCTTCCCTGAAGTGCTGTCTGAGTTCACTGACTTTACGCACGACAAGGAGTACAATGACAACCTGACTTTTTACTTAGTGTTGGCTCTGGCTGtagtctccttcctcttcatcacgtGTTTAGTGGTTATTATATCAGTGAAGATCTACAGGTGGAGACAGTCTCGCGTCCTGTATCACTCCAGTCTCCCTGTGATTCCATATTATCCACCACGTTACTCAGACACTTTGGGGACTGGGACTCTCCAACACGTGTACAACTACGAGGTGTGCAGGACAACTGACTCCAGAAAGAGTGACTGTAAGTTCGGAGGAGCCGGTAGTCAGAACGTGCTGATAATGGACCCCAGTTCTACAGGGACGATGCAGCGGATACAGAGTGAGAAGAGCATCCTGGATGAACCAGACTCTCCTCTAGAGGTCAGAaaactgtaaagtttcatttttatGCATATGAAAGTCATGGTACTGATACATTAATTACATAAGGCAGTTGCATGCAGCAGCAGACCTAAAAATACCATTTATATATGACTGAGAAGTTTAGATAATGCCACAACACTCAcattcagcaccatggacagcgacACTTAACGCTGCTGATAGTGAATGTGcccatgtgtttttatttttcgtcCTCTCTTCATGCCTTCTTTTGATATCgactatgttttgtttttgtaattaccTCAATCAAATATGTTACTATAGCACTTGAAcacaattttataaaaatatgtttttagtaAAATATCAGTATGCCACGTTAATGGCCATCTTTACTCTGGTTTTAGTTAATCTTGATTACCAGTGTGTGTGACTTTGCACTAAACTGGTTCTCTTTGACATCACTTGTTGTAATTTGTATTTTCAACTCAAAGCGTCGCTGTTGGCAAGCGTGTTGAGATTTAACtagatgttatttttttctgtctttgtcctGCCCCTTCGTGTACATACGGTGGACACAATCGGAGAAAGACAGAATGCACAGTCGGCGCTCATAAGGAGCTCTGCGAGGATTTATATATCTGGATCTGTTGTTTTGCTTCCTATAGTTGGAGTGTGGacgatttttgtttttgctatcTACTTTGGCATTGGCTGCATTGGGAATGCTTTTGTTTTAATGGCGCAGGAAACGACTTCGGAGAGAACAATGAGACGGCAAGTACTGTTGTTTCTCTCGGTGCTATGTCTCAGCTCGGTGCTCGGGCAGGTCAGCTATTCCATCCCCGAAGAAATGGCGAAGGGCTCTGTCGTTGGTAACATAGCGCATGATTTAGGTTTGGATCTTAAAAGGCTGAAATCAGGCAAAGCTCGTGTCTATACGGGAGGCAGCGTAGAGTACATCGGGCTGAATAAAGAAAGGGGAGTCCTCCATATCCAAGAGAGGATCGACAGAGAGGCTTTATGTGGAGAGACGACGCCTTGTGCTTTACATTTCCAGTTAATTCTGGAAAACCCAATGGAGCTGTTTCGTGTAACAGTGGAGATCACCGACATAAACGATAATACCCCCAGTTTTACTAATGCAGAAAAACGCTTTGAAATCAGCGAGTCCGCTGTTACAGGATCGAAATTCATTTTAGAGAAAGCAATTGATTCCGACATTGGGATGAATGGCTTACAGCGATACACACTCACTCCTACTGATAATTTTGTATTAAAGCTAGAAAATCAAGCAGACGGAAGTAAAAAGGTCGAGATGGTTTTACAGAAGCCTCTAGATCGAGAGAAGCAGGAATATATTTCACTGCTGTTAACAGCTATAGACGGAGGAGAGCCGCAGATGTCAGGGACAATGCAGATATTTGTTAATGTATTAGATGCGAATGACAATGCACCTACATTCGCTAAACCGCTGTATAGAGCAAAAATACTAGAAAACTCCCCCAAAGGCACCAGCGTAACGACTGTAAGTGCATCTGATAAAGACATCGACTCGTACGGAGAGATATCATATCTGATATCTACCAGCAAACGTCTTTTATCTGAACTGTTTAAGATTAATTCGAAAACTGGGGAAATTATCCTAGTAGGTGAAATAGATTATGAAAAGGCAAAAACGTATCAAATGGATATTGAAGCTGTAGACAGCGGAGGACTCTCTGATTCCACTAAAGTAATAGTTGATGTTATTgatataaatgataataatccTCAAATAAACATTGTTTCTAAATCAGAGTCCATATTAGAGGACTCACCTCCAAACACTGTAATAGCTATGTTAAGTGTAAATGATCCAGACTCAGAGAATAGTGGAGAGGTACAGTGTAATATAGACGGTGACATACCATTCAAAATACAAACTACATTAAATGGATTTTATACTTTAGTCACAGAGGTTGCTTTAGACAGAGAGATCGCTTCTCAGTATAATATAACAGTGACGTGCTCTGATGAGGGAGTGCCCTCCCTCTCCAGCAGCGTCACTCTCACCTTACAGATCTCTGATGTGAATGATAACGCGCCTGTCTTTGAGAGGAGCTCATATGAGGCCTACATTGTAGAAAACAACACACCAGGCCTCTCTATATTCACAGTGAAAGCCAGAGACGCTGACTGGAACCAGAATGCCCGTGTTTCTTACATACTGGAGGACTCCTCTGTTAACGGAGTGCCAGTCTCCTCATATGTGTCCGTTAGTGCTGATAGTGGAGTCATCCATGCAGTGCGCTCTTTTGACTACGAGCAGATCAAAGACTTCCACTTCCGCGTCAAAGCACAAGATGGAGGTTCCCCTCCACTCAGTAGCAACGTGACTGTGAAAGTACTGATCCAGGACCAGAACGACAACCCCCCTCAGGTTCTGTACCCAGTCCAGACTGGTGGCTCTCTGGTGGCTGAAATGGTGCCTCGTTCAGCAGATGTGGGCTATCTGGTCACTAAAGTGGTGGCTGTTGATGTGGACTCTGGACAGAATGCCTGGCTCTCCTATAAACTGCAGAAAGCCACAGACAG
This DNA window, taken from Sebastes umbrosus isolate fSebUmb1 chromosome 9, fSebUmb1.pri, whole genome shotgun sequence, encodes the following:
- the LOC119493878 gene encoding protocadherin beta-16-like — its product is MLFFSVFVLPLRVHTVDTIGERQNAQSALIRSSARIYISGSVVLLPIVGVWTIFVFAIYFGIGCIGNAFVLMAQETTSERTMRRQVLLFLSVLCLSSVLGQVSYSIPEEMAKGSVVGNIAHDLGLDLKRLKSGKARVYTGGSVEYIGLNKERGVLHIQERIDREALCGETTPCALHFQLILENPMELFRVTVEITDINDNTPSFTNAEKRFEISESAVTGSKFILEKAIDSDIGMNGLQRYTLTPTDNFVLKLENQADGSKKVEMVLQKPLDREKQEYISLLLTAIDGGEPQMSGTMQIFVNVLDANDNAPTFAKPLYRAKILENSPKGTSVTTVSASDKDIDSYGEISYLISTSKRLLSELFKINSKTGEIILVGEIDYEKAKTYQMDIEAVDSGGLSDSTKVIVDVIDINDNNPQINIVSKSESILEDSPPNTVIAMLSVNDPDSENSGEVQCNIDGDIPFKIQTTLNGFYTLVTEVALDREIASQYNITVTCSDEGVPSLSSSVTLTLQISDVNDNAPVFERSSYEAYIVENNTPGLSIFTVKARDADWNQNARVSYILEDSSVNGVPVSSYVSVSADSGVIHAVRSFDYEQIKDFHFRVKAQDGGSPPLSSNVTVKVLIQDQNDNPPQVLYPVQTGGSLVAEMVPRSADVGYLVTKVVAVDVDSGQNAWLSYKLQKATDRALFEVGLQNGEIRTIRQVTDKDAVKQRLTVIVEDNGQPSRSATVIVNVAVADSFPEVLSEFTDFTHDKEYNDNLTFYLVLALAVVSFLFITCLVVIISVKIYRWRQSRVLYHSSLPVIPYYPPRYSDTLGTGTLQHVYNYEVCRTTDSRKSDCKFGGAGSQNVLIMDPSSTGTMQRIQSEKSILDEPDSPLEVRKL